A window of the Vigna angularis cultivar LongXiaoDou No.4 chromosome 3, ASM1680809v1, whole genome shotgun sequence genome harbors these coding sequences:
- the LOC108326540 gene encoding uncharacterized protein LOC108326540: protein MVLHRELDHLFFSSFSDPPKDGSKSSGMSIEKKIEFLESLTGKVTNRRSRRWLNDRLLMELVPSLNADEIRGLFAPPPWGDEVPPSTFSLTNIEEWDKFRNIDMDKEVNIINSLENSLQKRKGHIDADKMTVLNGWHRIDCRTRDALRRSSLPELIDNYEECLRTFITASTDGDVLELQIQDPFHRLLLHGVCEFYNLASDTVTDYKCSKMTKIKKKKKGSPVLPNITLSHFLKMTKEGSW, encoded by the exons ATGGTTCTTCACAGAGAACTAGaccatctttttttttcctctttcagcGACCCTCCCAAAG ATGGGTCGAAATCCAGTGGCATGTCCATCGAAAAGAAGATAGAGTTCCTTGAGAGCTTAACTGGAAAG GTCACAAATCGAAGGTCCCGTAGGTGGTTAAATGATCGTCTCTTGATGGAACTAGTACCGAGTTTAAATGCTGATGAGATTAGAGGCTTATTTGCCCCACCACCTTGGG GTGATGAAGTTCCGCCTTCTACATTTTCCTTGACTAACATAGAGGAGTGGGACAAATTCAGGAATATAGACATGGATAAAGAG gttaatataattaattcccTGGAAAACTCCTTACAAAAAAGGAAAGGTCACATTGATGCTGATAAGATGACAGTGTTAAATGGTTGGCATAGAATCGATTGTAGAACAAGAGATGCACTTCGCCGCAGTTCTCTTCCTGAGCTCATAGACAATTATGAg GAATGTTTACGGACATTCATAACAGCAAGCACAGATGGAGATGTTCTTGAATTGCAAATTCAGGATCCTTTCCATAGATTGCTTCTGCATGGAGTTTGTGAG TTCTACAATCTGGCATCGGATACAGTGACAGATTATAAGTGTTCCAAGATGacgaagataaagaagaagaaaaagggttCTCCTGTGCTCCCAAATATCACTCTGTCCCATTTTCTGAAGATGACCAAGGAAGGAAGTTGGTAG
- the LOC108325723 gene encoding transcription factor bHLH139 isoform X2, with product MEEQSNEEIPVQLTSCDTGGTTNDVSHSAEGHLIPNPKFFIAASSGRNESHWTCFPKPSHNYVKYLSESSTYLPNTSTDYMMGGSYLPVGSITDGNVVNGSDRNFFYNDPGKVCAFKPIGSSSNDLEIKKVGFWRADEGEEVIKVETESSQNFLYAESHPLWTADSLGDKHNALHDPMVMVGAPASLPKSGSSSSKEKARVTDRQRRQRIADNLKALHELLPNPAEGSQAYILDDIIDYVKYLQLQIKEQSGSRLQEESTGIPLVFHEGYGHYINQQMLNEPLEEIMGKLLEEHSAGAGQLLESKGLFLLPMALVDDLSEAMQTFGESALV from the exons ATGGAAGAGCAAAGTAATGAAGAGATCCCTGTGCAACTAACATCCTGTGACACTGGGGGAACAACCAATGATGTCTCTCACTCAGCTGAGGGTCATCTCATTCCCAACCCAAAATTTTTTATTGCAGCATCATCTGGAAGAAATGAGAGCCACTGGACTTGCTTTCCAAAACCATCCCATAACTATGTTAAGTATCTTTCAGAATCCTCAACTTACTTGCCTAACACTTCCACTGATTACATGATGGGGGGTAGTTATCTACCTGTTGGCAGCATCACTGATGGCAACGTGGTTAATGGATCAGACAGAAACTTCTTTTACAATGATCCAGGGAAAGTCTGTGCCTTTAAGCCTATTGGTTCTTCAAGTAATGACCTTGAAATTAAGAAG GTGGGGTTTTGGAGGGCTGATGAAGGAGAGGAAGTGATTAAAGTTGAAACTGAAAGTagtcaaaattttctttatgcTGAG AGTCATCCTTTATGGACAGCAGATTCTCTTGGAGATAAGCATAATGCTTTACATGATCCAATGGTAATGGTTGGTGCACCTGCTTCACTTCCCAAATCAGGATCCAGCTCCTCAAAAGAGAAAGCACGTGTCACTGACCGT CAACGCAGGCAACGTATCGCTGATAACCTCAAAGCCTTACATGAATTGCTTCCAAATCCAGCAGAG GGAAGTCAAGCGTACATACTGGACGATATTATTGACTATGTCAAATATTTACAGCTTCAAATAAAG GAACAAAGTGGAAGTAGATTGCAAGAAGAATCAACTGGTATACCACTAGTTTTTCATGAG GGTTACGGTCATTATATCAACCAACAGATGCTGAATGAACCCCTTGAGGAGATAATGGGGAAACTACTTGAAGAACATTCTGCAGGAGCTGGTCAGCTACTAGAGAGCAAGGGTCTTTTCCTGCTGCCTATGGCTTTGGTTGATGATTTGAGTGAGGCTATGCAAACGTTTGGCGAGAGTGCTCTAGTCTGA
- the LOC108325723 gene encoding transcription factor RHD6 isoform X1, with protein MEEQSNEEIPVQLTSCDTGGTTNDVSHSAEGHLIPNPKFFIAASSGRNESHWTCFPKPSHNYVKYLSESSTYLPNTSTDYMMGGSYLPVGSITDGNVVNGSDRNFFYNDPGKVCAFKPIGSSSNDLEIKKQVGFWRADEGEEVIKVETESSQNFLYAESHPLWTADSLGDKHNALHDPMVMVGAPASLPKSGSSSSKEKARVTDRQRRQRIADNLKALHELLPNPAEGSQAYILDDIIDYVKYLQLQIKEQSGSRLQEESTGIPLVFHEGYGHYINQQMLNEPLEEIMGKLLEEHSAGAGQLLESKGLFLLPMALVDDLSEAMQTFGESALV; from the exons ATGGAAGAGCAAAGTAATGAAGAGATCCCTGTGCAACTAACATCCTGTGACACTGGGGGAACAACCAATGATGTCTCTCACTCAGCTGAGGGTCATCTCATTCCCAACCCAAAATTTTTTATTGCAGCATCATCTGGAAGAAATGAGAGCCACTGGACTTGCTTTCCAAAACCATCCCATAACTATGTTAAGTATCTTTCAGAATCCTCAACTTACTTGCCTAACACTTCCACTGATTACATGATGGGGGGTAGTTATCTACCTGTTGGCAGCATCACTGATGGCAACGTGGTTAATGGATCAGACAGAAACTTCTTTTACAATGATCCAGGGAAAGTCTGTGCCTTTAAGCCTATTGGTTCTTCAAGTAATGACCTTGAAATTAAGAAG CAGGTGGGGTTTTGGAGGGCTGATGAAGGAGAGGAAGTGATTAAAGTTGAAACTGAAAGTagtcaaaattttctttatgcTGAG AGTCATCCTTTATGGACAGCAGATTCTCTTGGAGATAAGCATAATGCTTTACATGATCCAATGGTAATGGTTGGTGCACCTGCTTCACTTCCCAAATCAGGATCCAGCTCCTCAAAAGAGAAAGCACGTGTCACTGACCGT CAACGCAGGCAACGTATCGCTGATAACCTCAAAGCCTTACATGAATTGCTTCCAAATCCAGCAGAG GGAAGTCAAGCGTACATACTGGACGATATTATTGACTATGTCAAATATTTACAGCTTCAAATAAAG GAACAAAGTGGAAGTAGATTGCAAGAAGAATCAACTGGTATACCACTAGTTTTTCATGAG GGTTACGGTCATTATATCAACCAACAGATGCTGAATGAACCCCTTGAGGAGATAATGGGGAAACTACTTGAAGAACATTCTGCAGGAGCTGGTCAGCTACTAGAGAGCAAGGGTCTTTTCCTGCTGCCTATGGCTTTGGTTGATGATTTGAGTGAGGCTATGCAAACGTTTGGCGAGAGTGCTCTAGTCTGA